Genomic DNA from Sphingobium sp. V4:
CTCAATTCGCATGCTTCCGGGAAGCGGGCGGGTCAGATCGGCCGGTTCGGTCTGGGCTTCAAATCCTTGCTGAGACTCGGTGGGCGTATCAACGTGCTCAGTCGCACAGTCTGCCTCGGTTTCGATCCGGACTGGTGCCGCGCCTACATCCGTTCGCACCTGTCATTGCATGACGGTGCAATAGTTCCCGGCCTGCGAATGGCGATACCCCAAGCGTGGCAGACCGCCCTTCCGGCCTTGGCCGGCGCTGACAGATTCGACTGGGCCACGACCATCGTCCACGCCGAGCTGGTCGGTCAGGGCGCACGCGAGGCGGTCGTCGAGGAGATACGCCGCTTTCCGTCAGAATTCCTTCTCTTCCTGCCTCACGACATCGATCTGCAGCTCAGGGGCGGTGGCGTGGAGCGTCTGCTGGCGCGGCGAACCGAAGCCGACGGAACTGTCGTGATCGAGGATCTCGCGGCTGAGCGGCAGGGGGTGCAGCGCTGGCGTATTTTCCAGACCAGTGCGCACATCACCGACGAGGCGGCCCACGAAGACGCTACAAGCGTCCATTCGCGTGAATCCGTTCCGATCATCTGGGCGGCTCCTGTCGGCACCCAGCGCGAGGCAGCAGGACGCTTTTTTGCCTTTTTCCCTACTGCCACGGAGACCCGTACCTCGGGTATCCTCAACGCGCCCTGGAAATTGAACTCGGATCGCACAGCAGTAATTCCAGGGGCGTGGAACTCGGCACTGATGGAAAAGGCGGCCGATCTGATTGTCACCAGCCTGCCGCAACTGGCAGCCGACACCGATCCAGGTGTGGTGCTCGACGCATTTCCCCGCGAGCTGGCAAACGCAGCCGAGCCGGCGGCCCCGCTCGTTGCAGCGCTATGGTCGCGACTGATCGATGCGCCGGTCATTCCGAACTGCGACGGCGAACTCCTTGCAAGCAGCGACCTTCGCCGTGCGCCTGTCGACCAGTCTGACATGATCCAGCGCTGGTCCGAAATCGCCAGTCCCGAAGACTGCGAGTCACACCTCCATCCCGGCTGCACTGCCACCCCGGCCCGCGTGGCGCGCCTTGGCCAGCTCGCTGACCGGCTGGCGACGCGAACGGGTGGAGCTGGCCCGCGCCTCGCGCGGACCGCCCCGACGTCATGGATCGAGGCCACGGCCAGCATCGATCCGGCAGGAGCGGGAGCCGCGCTTGATCTTGCGGAGGCATATGCACGGCAGGCTCAGAGCTTTGTCTGGACCAGCGTGCGGGATCAGCTGCGCATTATCCCGGTCGTTGGCGATACCCTCGCTACGGCGTCGGAGGTGGTTCTTGGCGAGAGTCCCGAACCGCCATTGCTGGCTGTTGCACCGTCAATCGCCGGGAACCCACATTATCGCAAGATCCTGCGCGACACGTTCGGAGTGGGCGACGAGACGGATACTGACTGGGACCGACTGTTTCGCACCGTGGCAGGTCGAGCGGGAACATCGGGGGACTGGACAGAGGTCTGGAGGCTACTGCGGCGGATGCCGTGGGACGACGCCGTGGAGGCGCTGGAATATCATTCGGTGAAGCTGAGGTCATTGGCGGGCTGGTGCGATCCTGACGAGTGTGTCCGGCCGGAAGCCTTGCTGACCGTCGAGCAATTCGCGGCGCTCCCGGAGGAGGCGCGCACAGAGCTGGGCGCAATCATCCTCGACGAGGCGTGGCATCGCAAGGACACTGCCTTTCTTGAGCAGCTCCAGATCGGCACGGCGGGCGCCGTTCGATGGCGCAGTCAGTATTTCGGAGATCGGCCGGGCACAGCCTCGGACCGCTGGATCGCAGCCTGGCAGAAACGCTGGGTCCAGCGTTACCATGAGAGCCTGAATCATCGGCCCGATGCGAACCTGCTCCGGCCCGACAGCTTCAGTATGCCGGCCGGCTGGGAAATCCTTCTGTTCGGTGGCCCTGACCTCCGCTTGCGCGCAACTTCGTGGCTGCTTGACGCGCTTGCTGACGACGAGGAGTATGACGCGCACCCTGTCGAGTTCCGCCACTCGACTCGAGGCGACGCCTATGCCCGACGGCAGTATCCACATCCGGTCTGGGACCTCGTCCGCCTTCAGGGAAGGATTGCGGTCGGCAATGCCGAGCTTTCGGGCGAGATGCTGCTTGGAAAGGGCGCGGCCGGACGCATAGCACTTCTTCCTTCTCTCAAGGGGAGGAAACCAGGTCTTGAGCGTCTTTTGGAAGCGGGCGGTACATGGACGTCCGCTGCCAAGACGGAGGATTGCTGGAAGGGCTGGTTGTCTCTCGCCGCACATGACGACGCAGGCCTGCTAGCGCTTGCCGCATTCTATGAGCTGGCGGCGAAGGACGGCTTCGCGCCCGAGCATGTGTTTCACGCAGGGGCACCGCTGCCCATCGCGGACGTCCGTGTCACGACCTCGGCGCGGGATGCTGCTCTTGCATTGGAAGTCGGTGTTCCGGCGATTTCGCTGTGCCCTGATGCCTCGCGCCTTTGGCTGGAGGCGGGAGCGGGTGCGCTCGCCGACCTTGCCACCACACACTGGGAGCGCGCCCCTGCTTTCCCCGCCGATATCCTGCTGATCGAAGCGGAACCGCTGCTGCGCGAGGCAATACGCACGGATTGTCACGGGACGGCCGCCCTGGCGTTTGCCGGAGCCCTGGTTCAGACAATCGGCGACAGTATTCACGACATGCCCTGGGCCCTGGTCGACGGGAGCCTGGTCGTGCACGAGACACTTTACCGCAGCGCGCCATGGGCCGAGCGGCTGACATGGCTGGTCGAGGGCATCGTGGCATGTGGGTGGGCAGCAGAAGGTGACATTCTGTCAACCATCCTGACCCAGGGGGCCGAGGCTCGCAGGCGAACAGTTGCAGCCGCAC
This window encodes:
- a CDS encoding DEAD/DEAH box helicase family protein, producing the protein MRQNEISAGVADAATRIDASLIDYASRLCSERLAAYRAAPHDAEEHGNIETSVLAGGYAYRQIAELIQNAADAVSEAGDPEVRGRIVVEIDGNGLWAANSGAPVDRAGVRALLNSHASGKRAGQIGRFGLGFKSLLRLGGRINVLSRTVCLGFDPDWCRAYIRSHLSLHDGAIVPGLRMAIPQAWQTALPALAGADRFDWATTIVHAELVGQGAREAVVEEIRRFPSEFLLFLPHDIDLQLRGGGVERLLARRTEADGTVVIEDLAAERQGVQRWRIFQTSAHITDEAAHEDATSVHSRESVPIIWAAPVGTQREAAGRFFAFFPTATETRTSGILNAPWKLNSDRTAVIPGAWNSALMEKAADLIVTSLPQLAADTDPGVVLDAFPRELANAAEPAAPLVAALWSRLIDAPVIPNCDGELLASSDLRRAPVDQSDMIQRWSEIASPEDCESHLHPGCTATPARVARLGQLADRLATRTGGAGPRLARTAPTSWIEATASIDPAGAGAALDLAEAYARQAQSFVWTSVRDQLRIIPVVGDTLATASEVVLGESPEPPLLAVAPSIAGNPHYRKILRDTFGVGDETDTDWDRLFRTVAGRAGTSGDWTEVWRLLRRMPWDDAVEALEYHSVKLRSLAGWCDPDECVRPEALLTVEQFAALPEEARTELGAIILDEAWHRKDTAFLEQLQIGTAGAVRWRSQYFGDRPGTASDRWIAAWQKRWVQRYHESLNHRPDANLLRPDSFSMPAGWEILLFGGPDLRLRATSWLLDALADDEEYDAHPVEFRHSTRGDAYARRQYPHPVWDLVRLQGRIAVGNAELSGEMLLGKGAAGRIALLPSLKGRKPGLERLLEAGGTWTSAAKTEDCWKGWLSLAAHDDAGLLALAAFYELAAKDGFAPEHVFHAGAPLPIADVRVTTSARDAALALEVGVPAISLCPDASRLWLEAGAGALADLATTHWERAPAFPADILLIEAEPLLREAIRTDCHGTAALAFAGALVQTIGDSIHDMPWALVDGSLVVHETLYRSAPWAERLTWLVEGIVACGWAAEGDILSTILTQGAEARRRTVAAAPDLPSRLLLACSEPAIISLFEPDIQNQLVGNPLQAAGVALTLFGPALLTLSTIREAMGREGLDPPQRWGGEAAMTFVAEIGFPAEFAAPPDRKREPELAVTGPLPLKPLHDFQEEVVGHIEALLGDKTSKRRRAVISLPTGAGKTRVAAETAVTRVLAPVGDNRLILWIAQTDELCEQAVQCFRELWVNLGSSGETLRIVRLWGGQVTPRSSAKDEPTVIVASIQTLSSRMVDSDLAWASDPALLVIDECHHALTPSYTGALRWLNPGVEAAGREPPIIGLSATPFRGRNEDESAQLARRFDGRLIPFNQATLFGRLQEMGVLARFEYDRLEIDTGFSFTAEEQWKIDRFGKVPDTALERLGEIGERNDMIVEAICSAPEKSALVFATSVAHGRRLAAQLNLRGVRAAAVSGETDRNSRRWFIAGFRRGDIRVLCNHSALTTGFDAPATDLIVIARPVFSPALYMQMAGRGLRGPANGGKQHCRILTVQDNLDQYTDRLAHHYFEQHYVTPG